CCCCATCTTTTATTCCTAATTCTTCTTTTGGAGCGACAACTTCTTTTACTTCCTCTACGACTTTACTATCAGGAAGAATTGACGACACTAGATCCACCGCCGTTCCAAGGCCAGGCATTTCAAATGCATTCTTTGCAACACTAGCTGCATCGGCCAACAAATGCTTTGAAGCCCCCTTCAACTCTCTTCCATTTTGCTTGAGATTCTCTTTCACCTTATCTTTAAGATCTACTTTCTTATCTTTTGAGGCCTCAGACAACTCAACCTTATCTGCAACTTCTCCTAGCTTTGGATCCACAACTTCCTTTGAAAGGAGTTTACCTACTTGCTTTCCTCTATTTTGAAGATAATCATGGTGAGATTTGTAGTGGCGAACGCCAGTTTCAGTTTTCATTGACTTTATTTTACAGAGAAAAAGAGATTGACGCACCTAAGAAAAAGTAACCTCTTTCCCCCTAAGTGTTTTATTCAACTATTCATCAAAGAACTACCCAAGACCATGTATTTATGGCATAGTCCTAAACATTATAACACCTTAATATAACGCGGAGTCACTATGTCCAAAGTAAGAGTTGGAATCAACGGTATGGGAAGAATTGGTCGTACAATTCTAAGAGAATTTTTCAACCGTGGTATCGAAGAATTTGAAATTGTAGCTGTGAATAGTCCTGGTCATCCAGAAGACTATGTTCACCTAATTAAATACGATTCAATTCACGGAAGATTCGACGGTGAAGTCTCTATTCAAGACGGACATATATTAAATATTAATGGATCAAGTATTACTTTTCATAAGTACTATGATCCAACAGAAATTCCTTGGTCTCATGACAAAGTTGATATCGTTATCGATGCGACAGGTATTTTCAAAGATAAGAAAGGTCTTGGAAAACACTTAAGCGGTACGGTTAAGAAAGTTATCATGTGTGCTCCAGGTAAAGACCTTGATGGAACATTCGTTATGGGTATTAATAACGATCAATATGATAATGAAAATCATCACATTGTTTCTAATGCAAGTTGTACAACAAACTGTCTTGCTCCAGTGGCAAAAGTTTTAAATGATGCCTTTGGTGTTGAAAGTGGTTTTATGACTACTGTTCACTCATACACAGGTGATCAAAATATTTTAGATTCTTCTCACTCTGATAAGAGAAGAGCAAGGGCCGCAGCAGTTTCTATGATTCCTACAACTACTGGAGCTGCAAAAGCAGTAGGACTTGTAATTCCTGAATTAAGTGGGAAGCTTGATGGTTTTGCAATTAGAGTACCTACACCAAACGTTTCACTTGTTGATTTAAATGTAACTCTTAAAAAAGAAGTTACAATCGCAGAAGTAAATGCAGCCCTTAAAGAAGCCGCTAACGGACCTCTCAAAGGTATTCTTGGTTACGAAGAAGAAGAACTTGTTTCAGTTGATTACATGGGAATGAGAGAATCATCTTGTCTAGATGCAAGTCTTACAAATGTTCTAAATGGAACAAATGTAAAAGTTGTCACTTGGTATGATAATGAAGCTGGTTTCTCAAACAGAGTTATTGATTTAACTATATTCATTGGGAAGAAACTCTAATGGCGATACACTTTATTGATGAACTTAATGAAGAACTAAAAGACAAAGTCGTTATTGCTCGCTTTGATTTCAATGTTCCTCTAGATAAGTCTGATCGCTCAAAGATTACAGACTCAACAAGAATTGATATGGCCCTTGAGACTATTAACTATCTCCTAGAGAGAGGTGTTAAGAAGCTTATTCTTATGAGTCACCTTGGGCGCCCAAAAGGCAAAGTAAATGAAGACTACTCTCTTGAACCTGTTGCAACTTACCTAGCCAACAAACTCAGAGAAGACGTTATTCTTACAGAATCATGCCTTGATAGAGGAATTAAAACTCTTCTTACTTTAAATGAATCGCGAGTTATTCTCTTACAGAACTTACGTTTTCATCCTGAAGAAGAAGCTGGCTCTGCAGAGTTTGCAAAGGCCCTCGCTAGCTACGCAGACATTTATGTGAACGATGCCTTTGGTGTTGCACACAGAAAACATGCTTCGGCATATACAATTAATGCTTACTTTAAAAATAAAGCTTACGGTGGATTTCTAATCAAGAAAGAGATTCAAGCTCTTTCAAAAATCGTAAACTCTCCAAAGTCTCCTTTTGTGGCGATCGTTGGTGGAGCAAAAGTTTCAGACAAGATTAAAATTATAGAAAGACTCATTGTTAATGTTGACCACCTCATTATTGGTGGTGCTATGGCCTACCCTTTTCTCGTAGCTCAAGGTCATGAAGTAGCGAACTCGCTTTGCTCTCAAAACGATGTTGCTCTAGCGAAGAGAATTCTGACAGGCTCAAGTAGAAGTAAAGTTGTTCTTCCTGTTGATCACATTGTTTCAAGTGAATTTGGCGGAGCGCCTGAGAATTGTGACAATGTTGCAATCCCTGATGGAAAAATGGGATTAGATATTGGACCAAAAACAATTGATCTCTATAGACAAAAGCTAGCTGGTGCTGCGACTGTTCTCTGGAATGGTCCAATGGGACTTTTTGAAAATGAAGACTTTGCTAATGGAACAATGGCCATTGCAACAACTCTAAGTGAAATGGAAAATGCCTTCACACTTGTTGGTGGAGGAGATTCAGTAAGTGCTGTTAGAAAATCTGGCCTCTTTGATAAAATGTCACACGTTTCAACTGGTGGTGGAGCCTCTCTTGAATTTATTGAAGAAGGAAGCTTACCAGGAATCCAAGCACTAAGATTTGGCGTTGATTTAAATTAAGGATTAAGAATGAGAAAAACTCATATTGTTGGAAACTGGAAAATGAATCAAAATCTTGCAGAAATTAACTCTTTTGCAAGCGCAGTACTAGATATGAATGATATCTCATGCGAGGCATGGATTGCTCCACAGGCCATTCATATCAGTAAGCTTAAAGAGCTCATTAAAACTATTAAAGTTGGAGCTCAAAACTGCAGCAATCAAAACTCTGGAGCCTATACTGGCGAACTCAGCCCAGAGTCTTTAAAAGATCTCGGTGCTCACTTTGTCATTATTGGCCACTCAGAGAGAAGAGCTATTTTCAACGAAGCTGATACTCTTTTAAATGAAAAAGTTCTAAAGGCCCTTGAGAATGGACTAAAAGCCATTCTATGTGTTGGAGAAACCTTAGAAGAGAGAGAGTCTGGGGAATTTAAGACAGTCCTTAAAAACCAACTCCTAAATGGTCTAAAAGGTATAAGTTCTGCAGATCAAGAAAATATTCTCATAGCCTACGAACCTGTTTGGGCCATTGGAACTGGAAAAGTTGCCACTCCTGAGCAAGCTCAAGAAGTTCACGCTTTTCTAAGAAATGAATTAAAGTCTGTTGAAGCACTAGAAGCTTCAAGAACACCAATTCTCTACGGAGGAAGTGTTAAGCCAGATAATATTCAAGGATTGCTTGAAAATACAGATATTGATGGTGCACTAGTCGGTGGAGCATCTCTCAAAGGAGAGAGTTTCAAAGACTTATGTCAATTAAGTAAATAACTTTTGGCGACAAGATGCGTTTTCTTGCCAAAGTAAGCGTTTCTTTGATATTTAACTAGATACAATTTATTAAGATTTTATAAGGTATTAAAATTATGTTTCACTCACTAATGATTTTCCATATTGTTATTTCTGTTCTTCTTATTGTTTTAGTCCTTCTCCAATTTGGTAAAGGTGCTGAAGCTGGTCTTATGTCTGGCGGTGGTGGAGACTCGACTTTCTCGGGAAGCCAACAAGGAAATATTCTAGGAAAAATTACGACTATCCTAGCTGTTCTATTTCTTGGTAACTCAATTCTTCTAGCAAAAATTCAGTCTACAAAATCATCTTCATCTCTTCTTGACGGCGAAGCCCCAGTTGCTGCTCCGTTAAATAATGATGCAATGATGCCAAAGGCACAAGAAACAACAACTCCTGCAGCTAAGACAGAAGAAGCGAAGAAGTAAATTTATAATTAAATTTAAGATAAGTTCAAAGGCCTCTTAAGAGGCCTTTTTCTTTTTAACACCATCATCAACAGCGACTTTTCCAAAGTTCTGTTCTTCCTTTTTAAAGAAATTAGACTGTTGCTTCTTAGCCTCTATTTGTCTAAATGGTAAGACATCATGTGGCTGACACGGATCAAAGTCAGATGGTAGTTCTTTATTGTGGGCCCTATCAACAACCTTTGAAATATTATTAGAAAAAATTTCAAAAAGCTTAGGATCTATTTTCTTACCAACACTTCTAGACATTATACCAAGAGCTTCCTCAGGTGTTAGTGCCTCATGATAAGATCTCTTCGTTGTTACTGCATCAAAGAAATCAGCAATAGCTGTCACTCTTGCAAGCAAGTGAATATCATTTCCCTTTAATCCCGATGGATAACCTGTTCCATCAAAATTCTCATGGTGCTCATGAACTATTCTCTTAACAATTGAAAAGTCGATCCCCGGACAATCAATCTCCGATGACTCTAGCAAATCAAATCCAAACTTAGGATGCTTCTTGATCATTGAAAATTGTTCGTCGTCTAATTTACCGGCATTATTTATAATATGAGTTGGAATTTTAATCTTACCAAGATCATGCAATAAACCTCCAAGACCCGCTAGAACCATTTCTTCTCTAGCAGCATTTGGTCTCAGTATTTTAAACATAGAGATACAATACATGGAAACATTAATAGAGTGGTCATAAGTATAGAAGTCATGAAAGCTCAAATCCCCTATTAAACTTTGAACTTGCTTGACGTCATAATCTTTGATCACATC
The sequence above is a segment of the Halobacteriovorax sp. JY17 genome. Coding sequences within it:
- the gap gene encoding type I glyceraldehyde-3-phosphate dehydrogenase; the protein is MSKVRVGINGMGRIGRTILREFFNRGIEEFEIVAVNSPGHPEDYVHLIKYDSIHGRFDGEVSIQDGHILNINGSSITFHKYYDPTEIPWSHDKVDIVIDATGIFKDKKGLGKHLSGTVKKVIMCAPGKDLDGTFVMGINNDQYDNENHHIVSNASCTTNCLAPVAKVLNDAFGVESGFMTTVHSYTGDQNILDSSHSDKRRARAAAVSMIPTTTGAAKAVGLVIPELSGKLDGFAIRVPTPNVSLVDLNVTLKKEVTIAEVNAALKEAANGPLKGILGYEEEELVSVDYMGMRESSCLDASLTNVLNGTNVKVVTWYDNEAGFSNRVIDLTIFIGKKL
- the tpiA gene encoding triose-phosphate isomerase, with translation MRKTHIVGNWKMNQNLAEINSFASAVLDMNDISCEAWIAPQAIHISKLKELIKTIKVGAQNCSNQNSGAYTGELSPESLKDLGAHFVIIGHSERRAIFNEADTLLNEKVLKALENGLKAILCVGETLEERESGEFKTVLKNQLLNGLKGISSADQENILIAYEPVWAIGTGKVATPEQAQEVHAFLRNELKSVEALEASRTPILYGGSVKPDNIQGLLENTDIDGALVGGASLKGESFKDLCQLSK
- the secG gene encoding preprotein translocase subunit SecG, translated to MFHSLMIFHIVISVLLIVLVLLQFGKGAEAGLMSGGGGDSTFSGSQQGNILGKITTILAVLFLGNSILLAKIQSTKSSSSLLDGEAPVAAPLNNDAMMPKAQETTTPAAKTEEAKK
- a CDS encoding HD domain-containing phosphohydrolase, which encodes MSELTRQKNTSFFSVGFDLIILEKPLAYDLYVNSSAHEAKEKFVRVFPVCGILSAEDISTFRRKYHQLYIPESQRDMYLRSLTDCTGIEDSQKTEVIKDSAIHYLDTIFDPTKEFSNEVLTETISGCRDSVESMVDVIKDYDVKQVQSLIGDLSFHDFYTYDHSINVSMYCISMFKILRPNAAREEMVLAGLGGLLHDLGKIKIPTHIINNAGKLDDEQFSMIKKHPKFGFDLLESSEIDCPGIDFSIVKRIVHEHHENFDGTGYPSGLKGNDIHLLARVTAIADFFDAVTTKRSYHEALTPEEALGIMSRSVGKKIDPKLFEIFSNNISKVVDRAHNKELPSDFDPCQPHDVLPFRQIEAKKQQSNFFKKEEQNFGKVAVDDGVKKKKAS
- a CDS encoding phosphoglycerate kinase, whose protein sequence is MAIHFIDELNEELKDKVVIARFDFNVPLDKSDRSKITDSTRIDMALETINYLLERGVKKLILMSHLGRPKGKVNEDYSLEPVATYLANKLREDVILTESCLDRGIKTLLTLNESRVILLQNLRFHPEEEAGSAEFAKALASYADIYVNDAFGVAHRKHASAYTINAYFKNKAYGGFLIKKEIQALSKIVNSPKSPFVAIVGGAKVSDKIKIIERLIVNVDHLIIGGAMAYPFLVAQGHEVANSLCSQNDVALAKRILTGSSRSKVVLPVDHIVSSEFGGAPENCDNVAIPDGKMGLDIGPKTIDLYRQKLAGAATVLWNGPMGLFENEDFANGTMAIATTLSEMENAFTLVGGGDSVSAVRKSGLFDKMSHVSTGGGASLEFIEEGSLPGIQALRFGVDLN